Proteins encoded within one genomic window of Akkermansiaceae bacterium:
- a CDS encoding sigma-70 family RNA polymerase sigma factor — MTPPFMDSAEITPESDETLAARWRQGDVRAYEAIVARHLDPVRRFLISRCGNSGDADDLCQEVFLEVCRKINNHTPGQSFTGWLYTIARRRSIDLWRRTRPMEPFDPDHHGGMEDRSPARASEEHDEAVTAWNKVHALLSENQATALWLKVQGGHSISEISAMMSQSPENVRVLLFRARQQLALLWNQPEPFPTP; from the coding sequence GTGACGCCACCCTTCATGGATTCCGCGGAGATCACTCCCGAAAGCGACGAAACCCTGGCCGCAAGGTGGCGGCAGGGTGACGTCCGCGCCTACGAAGCCATCGTGGCGCGGCACCTCGATCCCGTCCGCCGCTTCCTGATCTCCCGCTGCGGAAATTCCGGCGACGCCGACGATCTCTGCCAGGAGGTTTTTCTGGAAGTTTGCCGGAAGATCAACAACCACACCCCCGGCCAATCCTTCACCGGCTGGCTCTACACCATCGCCCGCCGCCGCTCCATCGATCTCTGGCGCAGGACCCGGCCGATGGAGCCGTTCGATCCGGACCACCACGGGGGGATGGAGGATCGCTCCCCCGCCCGCGCTTCCGAGGAGCATGACGAAGCGGTCACCGCCTGGAACAAGGTCCATGCGCTCCTTTCCGAAAACCAGGCCACCGCCCTGTGGCTGAAAGTCCAGGGCGGCCACTCGATTTCCGAAATCTCCGCGATGATGAGCCAGTCGCCCGAAAACGTCCGCGTCCTCCTTTTCCGCGCCCGCCAGCAGCTCGCGCTGCTCTGGAACCAACCCGAACCATTCCCCACGCCATGA
- a CDS encoding metal-dependent hydrolase has product MDSITQAALGAAVGEAMLGKKLGNRALLWGLFFGTLPDLDVLVSFFLDTTNNLIWHRGPSHSLLVMVIASAALGHWLAKLWKKQKISRGQAGLFVFAVWSTHVLLDCFTVYGTSVLWPFTEKRIAFNNLFIIDPFYTVPLLVTLVWLAFLRTKKQLAKRRRLCWWGLGLSSGYVAVSLLAKWAASAGFDADLRKRGVTFTRRMEAPTTFNILFWRSVVDRGDELWVGYRSIFEFHDTPVRWTVYPKGTDAYFPYSAMREAKTVAWFSDGWWICRPHKQGIWLGDLRFGETRTWNARKDSVDSRVSFSWVFHPKAEGEKLRQLMPESRNPGETMKRLAKRVAGDRAAWEAQPRLAGVHGSLPEVLRAEQ; this is encoded by the coding sequence ATGGATTCGATCACGCAGGCGGCGCTGGGAGCGGCGGTGGGGGAAGCGATGCTCGGGAAAAAGCTGGGCAACCGGGCGCTGCTGTGGGGTCTGTTCTTCGGGACGCTGCCGGACCTGGATGTCCTGGTCTCCTTCTTCCTGGACACCACGAACAACCTGATCTGGCACCGCGGCCCCAGCCACTCCCTGCTGGTGATGGTCATCGCCTCGGCTGCGCTCGGCCACTGGCTGGCCAAGCTGTGGAAAAAACAGAAGATCAGCCGTGGTCAGGCAGGACTCTTTGTATTCGCCGTCTGGAGCACCCATGTGCTGCTCGACTGCTTCACGGTCTATGGCACCTCCGTGCTGTGGCCGTTCACGGAAAAGCGGATCGCCTTCAACAACCTGTTCATCATCGATCCTTTCTACACCGTCCCCCTGCTGGTCACGCTGGTATGGCTGGCATTCCTGCGGACGAAGAAACAGCTCGCGAAGCGGCGGAGGCTGTGCTGGTGGGGGCTGGGCCTGAGCAGCGGGTATGTGGCGGTGAGCCTGCTGGCGAAGTGGGCGGCATCCGCGGGATTCGATGCGGACCTGCGGAAACGCGGCGTGACCTTCACCCGGCGGATGGAGGCCCCCACCACCTTCAACATCCTGTTCTGGCGGTCGGTGGTGGACCGCGGGGATGAACTGTGGGTCGGCTACCGGAGCATCTTCGAGTTCCATGACACTCCCGTGCGCTGGACCGTGTACCCGAAGGGGACGGACGCCTATTTCCCCTACTCCGCGATGCGGGAGGCGAAGACGGTGGCGTGGTTCTCCGACGGCTGGTGGATCTGCCGCCCGCACAAGCAGGGCATCTGGCTGGGGGACCTGAGGTTCGGGGAGACCCGCACGTGGAACGCGCGCAAAGATTCCGTGGACTCCCGCGTTTCATTTTCATGGGTGTTCCATCCGAAGGCGGAGGGCGAAAAACTGCGGCAGTTGATGCCGGAATCGAGGAATCCGGGAGAAACAATGAAACGGCTGGCGAAGCGCGTCGCCGGGGACCGGGCGGCCTGGGAAGCGCAGCCAAGGCTGGCGGGTGTCCACGGCAGCCTGCCGGAGGTGCTGCGGGCGGAGCAATGA